From Deltaproteobacteria bacterium:
GTCTCGCAAATAGCCTGAAGCATCGAGAGCGTTGATGCGCCGCGCCAGCAAGGCGCGCAAGTGATGGCGTACTGGGAGAGTACGGCGAACTTGCGCAACAAAGCTGGAGCGGATGCAGCGGCGCTCGAATGCCAGGATATTTGCGAGACGCTGCCCTAGTCCGTTTCATCCCCTCCGACGCAACCGATTACCCCTGAAACCGCGGCGTATCGCTCCGCGGGGTAGGTACTTTTTCCCCCGAATATAGGTCGTTCCTCCGATTGTGGCCCCCGTGCCGGTCCCCTAAAGTGGTCCGCGAAGACAGGGATGCGACCCGGACACCTGGACAGAAGGGGGTGGAGAAAATGACGAGGCACATCGGCGGAGAGTGCGTCGGGACGGGGAACTACTGGAACCCGAGGAGCGGTCGGGTGGTGGAGATCCGGAAGGAGGGGGTGCTCCCCGGCGGGGAGGATTCCCGGTATTACCGGCTTCCGTTCTTCATCCTGTTTTTCCTGATGATCGGCCTCGGAGGCGTGTACGTCCTCCTGCTCCCGGTCCTGATCATCGGCTCCACGATCTACATGGCGGGGGTCAGGGTCTTCGGGAGCCTCTACCTGCAGATCCGGAGAAGCATGGATTTCGGGTGGAGGCCCTCGGAAGCGTACCTGGCCGGGAAGGGGAAGGAGAAGAAGGAGGAGAAGAAGGAGAAGGAGGAGAAGAAAGAAGGGAAGAACGAGGCGGGGCCCGGAAATTGACGAAGTGCGCCGCCGCGGAATCGCGAATCCAATTTTTCGGAAAGGGGGAAGACAGATGCACACTCTCGTGGATTTTCTGACGCGCGTGAAAGGGGTGGAATACCTGGTGTCGGTCACGGCGATCGCGGGCTTCATCCTGTACCTCGAGATCCTGAAACCCGCCCCGTTCCGGACGCTGTCGAAGCACGTCGGAGAGGAGATGGCGCACCTGCGGCAGGAGGGCTTCCGGGGGGTGATGCGGTCGCTGGGCCGGCTCGTCGCCGGACCGTTCCTCGGGCTGGCCTACGTGCTCGCCCTTCCGTTCCTCTTCGTGTACACGCTGGCCGTGGAGGCGGGAGGGTTGGCGATGGAAGGGATGGCGAAGGCGCTCGACGCGGTCGGGGCCAACGCGGTCTTCGGCTGGAGGCCGAGCGAGGCGTACCTCGCCGGAAGAAAAGCCCGGAAGACGAAGAAGGCGGGGACCCCGGAGAAGAAGGAAGGGAAAGCGGACGGAAAGGGGGAAGCGTGAAAAAGAAAGCGGTTCACGCCGCCGCCCTCGTCATCGCGGTGCTCCTCGCGGCGTCCGTCGCCGCGGTCGCGGGGCCTTCCGCTCCCGGACCCGTCGCGAAGGCCGCGGGGAAGATGCCGGGCATCCTGGTCCTCGGGGCGATCGCCGAGCGGTACCCGCCGGTGAAATTCGACCACGGGAAGCACGTGGGGATGGCCGGCGCCTGCGCCGAATGCCACCACCAGCACGACGGCGGGACGGCCGCCTCGTGCGCGGGTTGCCACAAGGTCGATCCGGAGGCGTTCCGGAAGAACGTGAACCTGGCGAAGATCCGCCCCTGCGCGGAGTGCCACCCGCCTTCCTGGAAGGCGGAGCGGCCCGGGATGCCGACCCTCAAGGCCGCCTACCACCGTGCGTGCATCCGGTGCCACCGGGACGTGGGAAGCGTCGGAAAGGATCCGAAGGGGTGCGCCGAAATGTGCCACGAGAGCGGCGCGCAGGCGAGGGCGAAGTAGTGCGGGCGCGCGAAGGAAGATCCCAAGGGAGGCCTTCTACCATGGACAGGAAGGGGGACGGAAAGATGGAGCTGAAGCGGAGGGACTTCCTCCGGGTGGCGGCGCTGGCGGCCGGCGGGGCGGCGTTCCTGGGGAGGCCGGCGGACGCCCTGGCGTCCCCCGACCTCTCCGGGTGGCCCGACCGGGCGGGGATGCTCACCGACCTCACGGAGTGCGTCGGGTGCCGAACCTGCGAATCCGCCTGCAACGCGGCGAACGGGCTGCCCGCCCCGGACGTTCCGTTCGACGAGAAGTCGGTGTTCGACCGGAAGCGGCGCCCGACCGCGAGCGCCTACACGGTCGTGAACCGCTATGAGGCGAAGGGGAGCGCGAACCCGGTGTACCGGAAGGTGCAGTGCAACCATTGCGAGGAGCCGAGCTGCGCCGCGGCCTGCCCCGTCCGGGCGTACACCAAGACCCCGGAAGGGCCCGTGCTGTACGACAAGGACGTCTGCTTCGGGTGCCGGTACTGCATGGTCGCTTGCCCGTTCTACGCCCCGGCTTACGACTACGAGAGCGCGCTCGAGCCCAGGGTCGTCAAGTGCACGATGTGCCACGGGAGGA
This genomic window contains:
- a CDS encoding 4Fe-4S dicluster domain-containing protein, which encodes MDRKGDGKMELKRRDFLRVAALAAGGAAFLGRPADALASPDLSGWPDRAGMLTDLTECVGCRTCESACNAANGLPAPDVPFDEKSVFDRKRRPTASAYTVVNRYEAKGSANPVYRKVQCNHCEEPSCAAACPVRAYTKTPEGPVLYDKDVCFGCRYCMVACPFYAPAYDYESALEPRVVKCTMCHGRIRAGGIPACAGSCPVGAITFGKRKELLKIARDRIRRFPDRYVEQVYGEYEAGGTGWLYLSGVPFPQLDFPDNLPKKPIVENTKGFLSAVPLVFTLWPALLGLCYAANGNKEEKG
- a CDS encoding cytochrome c3 family protein, which produces MKKKAVHAAALVIAVLLAASVAAVAGPSAPGPVAKAAGKMPGILVLGAIAERYPPVKFDHGKHVGMAGACAECHHQHDGGTAASCAGCHKVDPEAFRKNVNLAKIRPCAECHPPSWKAERPGMPTLKAAYHRACIRCHRDVGSVGKDPKGCAEMCHESGAQARAK